One genomic window of Punica granatum isolate Tunisia-2019 chromosome 1, ASM765513v2, whole genome shotgun sequence includes the following:
- the LOC116211444 gene encoding 26S proteasome regulatory subunit 6A homolog, translated as MATPMVEDANFEDDQLAAMTTDDIVRATRLLDNEIRILKEELQRTNLELDSYKEKIKENQEKIKLNKQLPYLVGNIVEILEMNPEDEAEEDGANIDLDSQRKGKCVVLKTSTRQTIFLPVVGLVDPDNLKPGDLVGVNKDSYLILDTLPSEYDSRVKAMEVDEKPTEDYNDIGGLEKQIQELVEAIVLPMTHKERFQKLGVRPPKGVLLYGPPGTGKTLMARACAAQTNATFLKLAGPQLVQMFIGDGAKLVRDAFQLAKEKSPCIIFIDEIDAIGTKRFDSEVSGDREVQRTMLELLNQLDGFSSDDRIKVIAATNRADILDPALMRSGRLDRKIEFPHPTEEARARILQIHSRKMNVHPDVNFEELARSTDDFNGAQLKAVCVEAGMLALRRDATEVNHEDFNEGIIQVQAKKKASLNYYA; from the exons ATGGCGACTCCCATGGTTGAAGATGCGAACTTTGAGGATGATCAATTGGCTGCGATGACTACTGACGACATCGTCAGGGCCACTCGTCTTCTCGACAACGAGATTCGCATCCTCAAG GAGGAGTTGCAGAGAACCAATCTCGAGCTCGATTCTTACAAGGAGAAGATAAAGGAGAACCAGGAAAAGATTAAGCTCAACAAGCAGTTGCCTTACTTGGTCGGAAATATTGTTGAG ATCCTGGAGATGAATCCTGAGGATGAAGCTGAAGAAGATGGTGCTAATATTGATCTTGATTCCCAAAGGAAGGGGAAATGTGTTGTCCTGAAGACATCAACACGTCAG ACCATTTTTCTGCCAGTTGTGGGGCTTGTTGACCCTGATAACTTAAAGCCTGGTGATTTGGTTGGTGTGAACAAGGATAGTTACCTGATCTTAGATACACTGCCCTCTGAATATGATTCGCGAGTGAAAGCTATGGAGGTTGATGAAAAACCAACAGAAGATTACAACGATATTGGAGGCCTGGAAAAGCAG ATTCAAGAACTTGTAGAAGCTATTGTTTTGCCGATGACCCACAAGGAACGGTTTCAGAAGTTAGGAGTTCGCCCTCCTAAAGGAGTACTCTTGTATGGACCTCCTGGAACTGGGAAGACTTTGATGGCCCGTGCTTGTGCTGCTCAGACAAATGCAACCTTCTTAAAGCTAGCAGGTCCTCAGCTTGTCCAG ATGTTCATTGGAGATGGAGCAAAACTAGTTCGGGATGCCTTCCAGCtggcaaaagaaaaatctccTTGCATCATTTTTATCGATGAGATTGATGCCATTGGTACGAAGCGGTTTGATAG TGAAGTGAGTGGAGATAGGGAGGTACAGCGGACTATGTTAGAGTTGCTTAATCAGCTTGATGGCTTTAGTAGCGATGATCGGATCAAG GTGATAGCTGCAACTAACCGAGCGGACATCCTAGACCCTGCTCTAATGCGTTCAGGTCGGTTGGATCGTAAGATTGAGTTTCCTCACCCAACTGAAGAAGCGAGGGCCCGCATTCTTCAGATCCATTCCAGGAAGATGAATGTCCACCCTGACGTGAACTTTGAGGAGCTTGCACGATCAACAGATGACTTCAACGGGGCTCAGCTGAAAGCGGTCTGTGTGGAAGCTGGAATGCTAGCTCTTCGGAGAGATGCCACAGAG GTAAACCATGAGGACTTCAATGAAGGGATCATCCAGGTCCAGGCAAAGAAGAAGGCAAGCTTGAACTACTATGCCTAA
- the LOC116196114 gene encoding translationally-controlled tumor protein homolog: MLVYQDLITGDELLSDSFPYKEIENGMLWEVEGKWVVKGAVDVDIGANPSAEGGEEDEGVDDQAVKVVDIVDTFRLQEQPPFDKKQFVAYVKKYIKLITPKLEPEKQELFKKHIEGATKYLLSKLSDLQFFVGESMHDDSTLVFAYYKEGATDPTFLYFAYGLKEVKC; encoded by the exons ATGCTCGTCTACCAGGATCTCATCACAG GCGATGAGCTGTTGTCTGACTCATTCCCTTACAAGGAAATTGAGAATGGGATGCTCTGGGAAGTGGAAGGAAAG TGGGTTGTGAAAGGGGCAGTCGATGTGGATATTGGGGCAAACCCTTCTGCGGAGGGTGGTGAGGAAGATGAAGGGGTTGATGATCAGGCCGTCAAGGTTGTCGACATTGTCGACACTTTCAGGCTCCAGGAGCAACCTCCCTTCGACAAGAAGCAGTTTGTGGCGTACGTGAAGAAGTACATCAAGCTGATCACGCCAAAGTTGGAGCCTGAGAAGCAGGAGCTGTTCAAGAAGCACATCGAAGGAGCAACCAAGTACCTCCTGTCGAAACTCAGCGACCTCCAATT TTTCGTCGGGGAGAGCATGCATGATGATAGTACCCTGGTGTTTGCCTACTACAAGGAAGGTGCTACCGATCCCACGTTCCTCTACTTCGCTTACGGGCTGAAGGAAGTCAAGTGTTAA
- the LOC116215377 gene encoding F-actin-capping protein subunit alpha, which produces MADDEEAPEVEQLSDKQKKEIAKWFLLNSPPGEIQYVAKDVRSVLDDDRVYNEAAAEAFPFYNKSHMICLEMPGRTGDVLITSFGELAENEFLDPRTAQVAIVDHVKQVCTDVRPATDEELPSPYIEEFRCALDAEILKYVGEAYPKGVCSVYCSKGKDVEGPGADFELVVVISAARNSPQNFCNGSWRSVWNIEFRDDIQILELQGKLQVGAHYFEEGNVQLDAKHECKDSTIFQAPDDSALSIANIIRHHETEYLTSLEACYTNLPDTTFKDLRRKLPVTRTLFPWHNTLQFSLTRDITKELGIEK; this is translated from the exons ATGGCGGACGATGAGGAAGCTCCGGAGGTGGAGCAGCTCAGCGACAAGCAGAAGAAGGAGATCGCCAAGTGGTTCCTCCTCAATTCCCCCCCTGGCGAAATCCAATACGTCGCCAAAG ATGTGCGGTCGGTTTTGGACGACGATCGAGTGTACAATGAGGCGGCAGCGGAGGCCTTCCCTTTCTACAACAAATCTCACATGATTTGCCTCGAGATGCCCGGGCGAACTGGAGAT GTGCTGATTACATCATTTGGAGAGCTTGCGGAGAATGAGTTTCTTGATCCGAGAACTGCCCAAGTTGCAATTGTTGACCATGTCAAGCAA GTTTGTACAGACGTGAGACCTGCAACAGATGAAGAGCTGCCATCTCCATATATTGAGGAATTTAG GTGTGCTCTTGATGCAGAGATACTTAAATATGTTGGCGAAGCTTATCCGAAAGGTGTCTGTTCAGTTTATTGTAGTAAGGGAAAGGATGTGGAAGGACCAGGAGCGGATTTTGAGCTTGTTGTAGTGATTTCAGCTGCTAGAAATAGCCCACAGAATTTCTG CAATGGAAGTTGGCGCTCCGTGTGGAACATTGAGTTCAGGGATGATATCCAAATTCTTGAACTACAAGGCAAATTGCAG GTCGGTGCTCATTATTTTGAAGAAGGAAATGTCCAACTAGATGCAAAACATGAATGCAAGGATTCAACAATCTTTCAG GCTCCGGATGATTCTGCACTATCAATAGCTAACATAATTCGTCATCATGAAACAGAGTATTTGACTTCTCTTGAG GCATGCTATACCAATTTGCCCGATACCACCTTCAAG GACCTCCGGAGAAAGCTTCCAGTGACTCGCACCCTCTTCCCCTGGCACAACACCTTGCAGTTTAGCTTGACAAGAGATATTACGAAGGAGCTTGGTAtcgagaaatga
- the LOC116211436 gene encoding heparan-alpha-glucosaminide N-acetyltransferase, whose product MTEINKADASHQLRLIVPDPDLPGEKLRESRRVASLDIFRGLTVALMILVDDAGGERPMIGHAPWNGCNLADFVMPFFLFIVGMAIPLAFKRIPDKPRAIWKVIFRTIKLLFWGVLLQGGYSHAPDKLTYGVDMRMIRWCGILQRIALAYLVVALIEILTKDGQARDVSRNWFSVFKMYWCHWMFAACVIIVYSAVLYGSYVPDWEFAVTDTESVNYGKIYKVACGTRGKLDPPCNAAGYVDRTVLGINHMYQHPAWKRSKDCTLNSPYEGPFRDDAPKWCFAPFEPEGILSSISAILSTIIGLHSGHVLVHFKNHTARLMQWVLMGLSLLILGIILCFTHAIPLNKQLYTFSYVCVTAGAAALLFSAFYVLVDIWNLKIPFLPLKWIGMNAMLVYVMAAEGIFAGFINGWYYKDPHNTLVHWIQKHVFIGVWRSRRVGILLYVIFAEILFWAIVAGVLHRFGIHWKL is encoded by the exons ATGACGGAGATTAACAAGGCCGATGCCTCTCATCAGCTCCGTCTCATCGTCCCCGATCCCGACCTCCCCGGCGAGAAGCTCCGCGAGAGCCGGCGCGTGGCATCGCTTGACATCTTCAGAGGCCTCACTGTCGCG TTGATGATTTTGGTGGACGATGCTGGAGGAGAACGGCCGATGATTGGGCACGCGCCATGGAATGGTTGCAATCTTGCTGATTTCGTGATGCCTTTCTTTTTGTTCATAGTAGGAATGGCCATTCCACTTGCATTCAAG AGGATACCGGATAAGCCTAGAGCCATTTGGAAGGTGATATTCCGAACTATTAAGCTCCTGTTTTGGGGTGTGTTGCTACAAG GGGGATACTCGCATGCTCCTGACAAACTGACATATGGTGTTGACATGAGAATGATAAGGTGGTGTGGCATTCTGCAG AGAATTGCTCTTGCTTATCTGGTGGTGGCGCTGATAGAAATTTTAACGAAAGATGGACAAGCAAGGGATGTATCACGGAACTGGTTCTCTGTCTTCAAGATGTACTGGTGTCACTG GATGTTTGCTGCATGTGTTATTATTGTTTACTCTGCCGTCCTTTACGGATCATATGTACCTGACTGGGAATTTGCAGTTACTGATACAGAAAGCGTCAATTATGGGAAGATATACAAG GTTGCTTGTGGTACTAGAGGAAAACTGGATCCTCCATGTAATGCAGCAGGATACGTGGACCGGACAGTTCTGGGAATTAACCATATGTATCAACATCCAGCATGGAAGAGATCGAAG GATTGCACTTTGAATTCCCCATACGAGGGACCATTCAGGGATGATGCACCCAAATGGTGCTTTGCCCCTTTCGAACCTGAAGGAATTCTGAG CTCAATATCTGCTATTCTCTCCACTATCATCGGTCTGCATTCTGGTCATGTGCTTGTACATTTTAAG AATCATACAGCTAGATTGATGCAGTGGGTTCTCATGGGGCTCTCTCTGCTAATTCTGGGAATAATTTTGTGTTTCACTCACG CCATCCCTTTAAATAAGCAGCTGTACACATTCAGCTATGTTTGTGTAACAGCGGGGGCTGCAGCTTTATTGTTCTCAGCATTCTATGTTCTG GTGGATATTTGGAACTTAAAGATCCCTTTCCTTCCACTCAAGTGGATCGGCATGAATGCTATGCTTGTCTATGTAATGGCAGCAGAAGGCATCTTTGCAGGATTCATAAATGGGTGGTATTACAAAGATCCCCACAACACACTG GTTCACTGGATTCAGAAGCATGTGTTCATCGGAGTGTGGCGTTCGAGAAGAGTGGGGATTCTACTTTATGTCATCTTTGCGGAAATCCTCTTCTGGGCCATTGTAGCAGGCGTTCTGCATCGGTTCGGCATACATTGGAAGCTCTGA
- the LOC116215385 gene encoding uncharacterized protein LOC116215385 has translation MSGQKYREDTKDWPLENELAFIQILLEKIKQMGNISFKRAIWSEMDGELYAAAGERYGVEKLRGKFNRLRKKYREFSELIAHNHVVWDRASNKVLAPEDVWMKFFLKGKSYKAFRKRGCDHYELLGQIFGKTSPTAFAQYSSSTHRQLEEEFLATRISDSERDSQGEGDSDSFTDPRGKRSCDFVVEERSRKRNATESTVEASVTKSEVPRLKCGSGKGTSERVTTTTPEKNDPYSIEFCMEVLNSLEDISTASYNACLEKFTDRDWRKMFMMMPVTRRKGWLEGLI, from the exons ATGTCTGGACAGAAGTATAGAGAAGATACGAAGGACTGGCCCTTGGAGAATGAACTGGCATTCATTCAGATCCTGCtcgaaaaaattaaacaaatggGAAATATTTCCTTTAAGAGAGCAATCTGGAGTGAAATGGACGGTGAGCTCTATGCAGCAGCGGGAGAGAGGTATGGCGTGGAGAAACTGCGAGGGAAGTTCAACAGGCTACGAAAGAAGTACCGTGAATTCTCGGAATTGATTGCACACAATCATGTTGTATGGGATCGTGCCTCAAACAAAGTTCTCGCTCCAGAAGATGTGTGGATGAAGTTTTTCCTG AAAGGGAAATCATACAAGGCCTTCCGCAAGAGGGGTTGTGACCATTACGAGCTTCTCGGCCAAATCTTTGGCAAAACTTCTCCAACTGCATTTGCCCAATATTCTTCTTCCACTCACCGGCAGTTGGAGGAAGAATTTCTTGCCACAAGAATCAGTGACAGTGAACGAGATAGCCAGGGAGAAGGTGACAGTGATAGCTTCACGGACCCCAGAGGGAAACGGTCGTGTGATTTCGTTGTTGAGGAACGGTCCAGGAAGAGAAACGCGACGGAGAGTACAGTGGAGGCCTCCGTCACAAAGAGTGAGGTGCCTAGGCTCAAGTGCGGGAGTGGGAAGGGCACGTCAGAGAGGGTCACGACCACGACTCCTGAGAAGAACGACCCGTACTCCATCGAGTTTTGTATGGAGGTCCTGAACTCGTTGGAGGACATCTCGACCGCTTCCTACAACGCCTGCCTGGAGAAGTTCACGGACCGAGACTGGAGGAAGATGTTCATGATGATGCCAGTCACAAGGAGGAAGGGTTGGTTGGAGGGTCTGATCTAG